A window of Shewanella mesophila contains these coding sequences:
- the glyS gene encoding glycine--tRNA ligase subunit beta, producing the protein MKFENLLIEVGTEELPPKALRNLAESFLANFEEELNKAELSFESATWYAAPRRLAIKVKQLVLAQADKVVEKRGPAIAQAFDADGNPTKAAMGWARGNGITVEQAERLKTDKGEWLLHQAKVVGVETKSLIADMAQRALDKLPIPKPMRWGSSKTQFIRPVHTVTMLMGSELIEGELLGIKSARTIRGHRFMGVDTLELDHADNYLSALKEQGKVLADYAERKTIIKAGAEAAAAKIGGVADLEDDLLEEVASLVEWPVVLTANFEEKFLDVPAEALVYTMKGDQKYFPVFDKAGALLPNFIFVTNIESKDPAQIISGNEKVVRPRLADAEFFFETDKKLSLETRLASLETVVFQKQLGTIKQRVERISALAGFIANGIDANSIDAARAGLLSKSDLMTNMVMEFTDLQGTMGMHYARLDGETDAVAVALAEQYKPKFSGDTVPTAPISICVALAEKLDTLVGIFGIGQAPKGAADPFALRRAAIGVLRICLENNLPLDLVDLIAKAQALHGENLSNDKVAEQVLEFFMGRFRAWYQDQDVSVDVILAVLARRPTSPADFESRIKAVAHFRTLEQAQALAAANKRVSNILAKVEGELPAAIDDNLLVEGAEKTLAAKLNELQPQLAPLFAAANYQEALSLLANLRESVDTFFEDVMVMADDEALKNNRLALLSSLREQFLHAADISLLQ; encoded by the coding sequence ATGAAATTTGAAAACTTACTCATTGAAGTAGGCACCGAAGAGTTACCACCAAAAGCACTACGTAACTTAGCAGAATCGTTTTTAGCTAACTTCGAAGAAGAGCTAAACAAAGCAGAACTCAGTTTTGAATCGGCAACTTGGTACGCCGCTCCTCGTCGTTTGGCAATCAAGGTTAAGCAACTGGTATTGGCACAGGCCGACAAGGTTGTAGAGAAGCGCGGCCCTGCAATCGCTCAAGCATTCGATGCCGATGGCAACCCAACCAAAGCTGCAATGGGCTGGGCTCGTGGTAACGGTATTACCGTTGAACAAGCCGAGCGCCTAAAAACCGATAAAGGCGAGTGGCTATTACATCAAGCTAAAGTGGTTGGTGTAGAAACAAAGTCACTGATCGCCGACATGGCCCAGCGTGCACTAGACAAGCTCCCGATTCCAAAGCCTATGCGTTGGGGCAGCAGCAAGACACAATTTATCCGTCCTGTGCACACAGTGACCATGCTTATGGGTAGCGAGCTAATTGAAGGCGAACTACTTGGCATAAAATCTGCGCGTACCATACGCGGCCATCGCTTTATGGGCGTAGATACATTAGAACTAGATCATGCCGACAACTATCTCAGTGCGCTAAAAGAGCAAGGTAAAGTATTAGCAGACTATGCTGAACGTAAAACGATCATCAAAGCGGGCGCCGAAGCCGCTGCCGCTAAGATAGGTGGCGTTGCGGATCTTGAAGATGATCTGTTGGAAGAGGTCGCCTCACTGGTTGAATGGCCTGTTGTGTTAACGGCTAATTTCGAAGAAAAGTTCCTCGACGTACCAGCAGAAGCCTTGGTTTACACCATGAAAGGTGATCAAAAATACTTCCCAGTATTCGATAAAGCGGGCGCACTGTTGCCTAACTTTATTTTCGTAACTAACATCGAATCTAAAGATCCGGCGCAGATTATCTCAGGTAACGAAAAAGTGGTTCGCCCACGTCTTGCCGATGCAGAGTTCTTTTTCGAGACAGATAAAAAACTGTCACTCGAAACGCGTCTTGCTAGTCTTGAAACCGTGGTATTCCAAAAGCAACTTGGCACCATCAAGCAGCGCGTCGAGCGCATTTCGGCTTTAGCGGGCTTCATCGCTAATGGTATCGATGCCAACAGCATAGATGCCGCCCGTGCCGGTCTATTGTCTAAATCAGACTTGATGACCAACATGGTGATGGAGTTCACCGATCTACAAGGCACCATGGGTATGCACTATGCACGTCTAGATGGTGAAACCGATGCTGTAGCGGTTGCACTTGCTGAGCAGTACAAGCCTAAGTTTTCTGGCGATACAGTGCCAACCGCACCTATCTCTATCTGCGTAGCATTAGCAGAGAAGCTCGATACCTTAGTGGGTATCTTTGGTATTGGCCAAGCACCAAAAGGCGCAGCCGATCCATTCGCCCTTCGCCGCGCCGCCATTGGTGTGCTGCGTATCTGTTTAGAAAACAACTTACCGCTTGATCTTGTTGATCTGATTGCAAAAGCACAAGCGCTTCATGGTGAAAACCTCAGCAATGACAAAGTCGCCGAGCAGGTACTTGAGTTCTTTATGGGCCGCTTCCGTGCTTGGTATCAAGATCAAGATGTGAGTGTCGATGTGATCTTAGCCGTGCTTGCGCGTCGCCCTACTTCACCAGCCGATTTTGAAAGCCGTATCAAAGCGGTTGCTCACTTTAGAACCCTTGAGCAAGCTCAAGCACTCGCTGCAGCCAATAAGCGTGTATCTAACATACTAGCTAAAGTCGAAGGTGAGCTTCCAGCCGCTATCGACGATAACTTGTTAGTTGAAGGCGCCGAAAAAACTCTAGCCGCTAAGCTTAATGAACTTCAACCTCAGCTTGCACCACTGTTTGCAGCTGCCAACTATCAAGAAGCCCTTTCACTGCTGGCAAACCTACGTGAAAGCGTGGATACCTTCTTTGAAGACGTGATGGTGATGGCCGATGATGAAGCGCTGAAGAACAACCGCCTAGCCTTGTTATCGAGCCTACGTGAGCAGTTCTTACACGCGGCAGACATTTCGTTACTGCAATAA
- the glyQ gene encoding glycine--tRNA ligase subunit alpha: protein MTTKHDVKTFQGFILTLQEYWAQQGCAIVQPLDMEVGAGTFHPMTFLRSLGPEPMSSAYVQPCRRPTDGRYGENPNRLQHYYQFQVVLKPSPSNIQELYLGSLEALGVDMGIHDVRFVEDNWESPTLGAWGLGWEVWLNGMEVSQFTYFQQVGGLECSPVTGEITYGLERLAMYIQEVDSVYDLVWTDGPMGKIMYGDVFHQNEVEQSTYNFEHANVEVLFKQFDDCEKACNHLLALETPLPLPAYEQVMKASHAFNLLDARHAISVTERQRYILRVRTMAKAVAESYYQAREALGFPMCK from the coding sequence ATGACGACGAAACACGACGTAAAAACATTCCAGGGATTTATCTTAACCCTGCAAGAATACTGGGCGCAGCAAGGTTGCGCTATCGTTCAACCGCTGGACATGGAAGTGGGTGCGGGTACATTCCATCCAATGACTTTCTTGCGTTCATTAGGCCCAGAACCAATGAGTAGCGCCTATGTCCAGCCATGTCGCCGTCCAACCGATGGCCGTTACGGTGAAAACCCTAACCGCCTGCAACACTACTACCAGTTCCAGGTTGTGCTAAAGCCGTCACCAAGCAATATTCAAGAGCTGTATTTAGGCTCACTTGAAGCGCTTGGTGTCGATATGGGTATCCACGATGTACGTTTCGTTGAAGATAACTGGGAATCTCCAACCCTTGGCGCTTGGGGCCTTGGTTGGGAAGTTTGGCTAAATGGTATGGAAGTGTCTCAGTTCACTTACTTCCAACAGGTCGGCGGCCTAGAGTGTAGTCCAGTCACTGGCGAGATCACCTATGGTTTAGAGCGCCTAGCCATGTACATTCAAGAGGTTGACAGCGTTTATGATCTTGTTTGGACCGATGGTCCAATGGGCAAGATTATGTATGGTGATGTTTTCCACCAGAATGAAGTTGAGCAGTCTACCTATAACTTTGAACACGCCAACGTAGAAGTGCTGTTTAAGCAGTTCGATGACTGCGAAAAAGCGTGTAACCACCTACTCGCACTTGAAACACCACTACCACTGCCTGCTTATGAGCAAGTAATGAAAGCCTCTCACGCTTTTAATTTACTTGATGCTCGCCATGCGATTTCGGTAACCGAACGACAGCGTTATATTTTACGCGTTCGTACCATGGCAAAAGCCGTTGCAGAATCCTATTACCAAGCCCGTGAAGCGCTTGGTTTCCCAATGTGTAAGTAG
- a CDS encoding DNA-3-methyladenine glycosylase I: MEVKRCGWVSNDPLYQAYHDEVWGRPVYDSQELFAKLCLDGQQAGLSWITILKKQQNYEAAFAHFDPKIIATFDEEKVEELLQNPGIVRNRLKVNSIIKNAKGYLAYVEQGNDFSTFLWSFVGGKPIVNHFTSLEQLPAQTPESEAMSKALKKLGFNFVGPTICYAFMQAVGMVNDHLVDCFCYQQGDK, encoded by the coding sequence ATGGAAGTTAAACGTTGTGGTTGGGTGAGCAATGATCCCTTATATCAAGCTTATCATGACGAAGTGTGGGGAAGACCTGTCTATGACAGTCAGGAACTGTTCGCTAAACTCTGTTTAGACGGACAGCAAGCGGGCTTATCTTGGATAACTATTCTTAAGAAACAGCAAAATTATGAGGCGGCCTTTGCCCATTTTGACCCTAAGATCATCGCCACTTTTGATGAGGAAAAGGTAGAAGAATTATTGCAAAATCCAGGCATTGTGCGTAATCGGTTAAAAGTAAATTCGATTATTAAAAATGCCAAAGGCTATTTGGCATATGTAGAGCAGGGTAATGATTTTTCTACATTTTTATGGAGTTTTGTTGGTGGTAAACCCATTGTCAATCACTTCACTTCTTTAGAGCAGCTACCAGCACAAACGCCAGAGTCAGAAGCGATGTCAAAGGCGCTTAAAAAGCTAGGTTTCAACTTTGTCGGCCCGACAATTTGCTATGCATTTATGCAGGCTGTGGGTATGGTTAACGATCACTTGGTCGATTGCTTTTGCTATCAACAGGGTGATAAGTGA
- a CDS encoding amidohydrolase family protein, translated as MFKQKLTPLCAAIALSLSLPVWAEDKTDETTWQVNAPANAPLQQVKIDVSEGTWMNVSVSPDGKTIVFDLLGDIYQMPIEGGEAKAIAKGIAWQMQPVYSPDGKSIAFTSDQDGGDNIWIMDADGSNPRPVTKETFRLLNSPAWSPDSQYLIARKHFTGSRSLGAGEVWLYHVAGGDGVKLTERPNEQKDLGEPAYSPDGRYVYFSQDATPGKTFHYSKDSVKGIYKIKRYDTQTGDIEVLIEGTGGAIRPTPSPDGTKLAYIKRDGFQSTLYLLDLKSGEKTKLYDKLDRDMQETWAIHGVYPTMSWTADNQEIIFWAGGKINRLKIDNKQVSQIPFSVKTELAVQPSVRFKQNIDKDIFDVKMLRMAQVSPDGKKVVYEALGKLWVKTLPDGKVSRLTKLDADLRELFPQWSRDGRQIVFTTWDDDKQGSVRVISARGGKAKILTQEPGKYVEPTFSPDGELVVYRKAKGGNITPRTWSQEPGLYVVDIKGKANTKITPDGYQPQFGAESDRVFFLDHAETPQLSSINLHGFQKRVHYTSKHATEFRVSPDGKQLAFAERFKVWVTPFAKHGETIDIGPKASNLPVTQLSVRAGESISWNNNSNQLYWTLGPELYQVSVDNSYTTAEKGAKSENSEPKITDIGFSKKADVPRGTIAFVGGQVITMEDDKVIDNGIVIVKDNKIVAVGDASTEVPADAEVIDIKGKTLMPGLFDAHAHGSQGESEIIPQQNWELYSNLSLGVTTIHDPSNDTTEIFAASEQQKAGNIAGPRIFSTGTILYGANAPGYTSHIDSLDDAKFHLERLKKVGAFSVKSYNQPRRNQRQQVIAAARELEMMVVPEGGSLLQHNLTMIADGHTTIEHSLPAAAIYNDIKQFWSQTEVHYTPTLVVAYGGISGENYWYDKTDVWSHPRLSKYVPGDLLQARSMRRPTAPDEHYNHFNVARVANELNELGVKPNIGAHGQREGLAAHWEMWMFAQGGMSNMEVLKTATINPAITFAMDHQLGSIKSGKLADLIVIDGNPLEDIRVTDRVTYTMVNGKLYNAETMNQLNGKKTKRKPFFFEL; from the coding sequence ATGTTTAAACAAAAACTCACCCCGCTCTGTGCCGCTATAGCCTTAAGCCTTAGCCTTCCTGTATGGGCAGAAGACAAGACCGATGAAACGACTTGGCAGGTCAATGCGCCTGCAAACGCTCCCCTTCAACAAGTCAAAATCGACGTATCCGAAGGCACCTGGATGAACGTCAGTGTCAGCCCAGATGGAAAAACGATAGTATTTGATCTGTTAGGCGATATTTATCAAATGCCCATCGAAGGTGGCGAAGCCAAGGCCATCGCCAAAGGCATCGCTTGGCAGATGCAGCCTGTTTATAGCCCAGATGGAAAATCTATCGCGTTTACCTCCGATCAAGATGGCGGCGATAACATTTGGATTATGGATGCCGACGGCAGCAACCCTCGCCCTGTCACAAAGGAAACGTTCCGTCTGCTTAATAGTCCTGCGTGGAGCCCAGACTCACAGTACCTGATCGCCCGTAAACACTTTACAGGTAGCCGCAGTTTAGGTGCCGGTGAAGTCTGGTTGTATCATGTTGCTGGTGGCGATGGCGTTAAGCTCACAGAACGACCCAACGAACAGAAAGATTTGGGTGAGCCAGCCTACTCTCCAGATGGACGCTACGTTTACTTCAGTCAAGACGCCACGCCAGGCAAAACCTTCCACTACTCTAAAGATTCGGTGAAAGGCATCTATAAGATTAAGCGTTACGATACTCAAACGGGTGATATAGAAGTACTCATCGAGGGCACTGGTGGTGCGATACGTCCAACACCTAGCCCAGATGGAACTAAGTTAGCCTATATAAAACGAGATGGTTTCCAGTCGACACTTTATCTACTCGATCTAAAATCGGGTGAAAAAACCAAGCTATACGATAAGCTCGACCGTGACATGCAGGAGACTTGGGCGATTCATGGCGTATATCCAACAATGAGCTGGACCGCCGATAACCAAGAGATCATATTCTGGGCCGGTGGCAAGATAAACCGTCTAAAGATAGACAACAAACAAGTTAGCCAGATCCCCTTCTCGGTTAAAACAGAGCTAGCTGTACAACCATCCGTGCGCTTTAAGCAGAACATCGACAAGGATATTTTCGATGTCAAAATGCTACGTATGGCACAGGTATCTCCCGATGGAAAGAAGGTGGTCTATGAAGCCCTAGGTAAGTTATGGGTTAAAACTTTACCTGATGGCAAGGTCTCTCGACTCACTAAGCTAGATGCCGATCTGCGAGAGCTATTCCCGCAATGGTCTCGCGATGGCAGACAGATAGTCTTCACCACTTGGGATGATGACAAGCAAGGTAGTGTCCGTGTTATCAGCGCGCGCGGTGGTAAGGCAAAAATCCTCACCCAAGAGCCAGGTAAATATGTTGAACCCACCTTTTCCCCAGATGGAGAGTTAGTCGTTTACCGCAAAGCAAAAGGCGGCAATATCACGCCAAGAACCTGGTCTCAGGAACCCGGCCTCTATGTGGTCGACATCAAAGGCAAAGCTAACACAAAGATCACACCCGATGGATACCAGCCTCAGTTCGGCGCAGAATCGGACCGAGTATTCTTTCTCGATCACGCAGAGACACCACAACTATCCTCGATTAATCTCCATGGATTTCAAAAGCGAGTCCATTACACCAGTAAGCACGCCACCGAATTTAGAGTCTCACCGGACGGCAAACAACTCGCGTTTGCTGAGCGCTTTAAAGTCTGGGTCACCCCATTCGCTAAACATGGCGAGACCATAGATATTGGTCCGAAAGCCAGCAATCTGCCAGTTACCCAATTAAGTGTACGTGCGGGTGAGAGTATCAGTTGGAACAACAACAGCAATCAACTCTACTGGACTCTGGGCCCAGAGCTGTATCAAGTTAGCGTGGATAACAGCTACACCACAGCAGAAAAAGGCGCCAAATCAGAGAACAGCGAACCTAAGATCACTGATATCGGCTTTAGCAAGAAGGCGGATGTTCCACGTGGAACTATCGCCTTTGTTGGTGGCCAAGTGATCACCATGGAAGATGATAAGGTTATCGATAACGGCATAGTGATTGTCAAAGACAACAAGATTGTTGCTGTAGGTGATGCATCAACGGAGGTCCCTGCTGACGCAGAGGTTATCGATATCAAAGGCAAGACACTAATGCCAGGCTTATTTGATGCACATGCTCACGGATCACAAGGTGAAAGTGAGATCATTCCGCAACAGAACTGGGAGCTTTACTCCAACTTGTCCCTAGGTGTCACCACTATTCATGATCCTTCTAACGATACCACTGAAATTTTCGCCGCCTCAGAGCAACAAAAGGCGGGTAATATCGCCGGACCGCGTATCTTCTCTACTGGCACAATCCTGTATGGTGCAAATGCACCAGGATACACCTCACATATCGATTCACTCGATGATGCTAAGTTTCACTTAGAGCGACTCAAAAAAGTCGGTGCGTTTAGTGTTAAGAGCTACAACCAACCTCGCCGTAACCAACGCCAGCAGGTGATCGCCGCGGCGCGTGAGTTAGAGATGATGGTGGTACCTGAAGGCGGCAGCTTGTTGCAGCATAATCTCACCATGATTGCTGATGGCCACACCACCATTGAACATTCACTACCAGCCGCAGCTATCTATAACGACATTAAGCAGTTCTGGAGCCAAACTGAGGTGCACTATACTCCAACCTTAGTGGTTGCCTATGGTGGTATCTCAGGCGAAAATTATTGGTACGATAAAACAGATGTGTGGTCGCACCCTCGCCTGTCGAAATATGTACCTGGTGACTTGTTGCAAGCTCGCTCTATGCGCCGCCCAACGGCACCAGATGAACACTATAACCACTTTAATGTTGCACGCGTTGCCAACGAGTTAAACGAGCTGGGTGTAAAACCTAATATTGGCGCACACGGACAACGCGAAGGTTTAGCTGCTCATTGGGAAATGTGGATGTTCGCCCAAGGTGGCATGAGTAATATGGAAGTGTTAAAAACGGCAACCATCAACCCTGCCATTACCTTCGCCATGGATCATCAACTGGGGTCGATTAAATCAGGTAAGCTTGCCGACTTGATCGTAATTGATGGCAATCCACTCGAAGACATTCGTGTTACCGACAGAGTGACTTATACCATGGTCAACGGCAAACTTTACAATGCCGAAACCATGAACCAACTTAACGGTAAGAAAACCAAGCGCAAACCATTTTTCTTCGAACTTTAA
- a CDS encoding MOSC domain-containing protein produces MASLQGISYKVVKGGPMLETSNALVTTTTGVAQDVFGKPGRRQVTVLSAQQWQLACNELNIDLPWTTRRANLLIEGFEFSPLSVGKVLHIGDLRLHITGETDPCKKMEMTQPGLKAALTPDWRGGITCRVLNDANINIGDPVYLTEQLELL; encoded by the coding sequence ATGGCGAGTTTACAAGGTATTAGTTATAAGGTCGTCAAAGGCGGCCCCATGCTCGAAACAAGCAATGCACTCGTCACCACGACGACAGGAGTCGCACAGGATGTGTTTGGCAAGCCTGGTAGACGCCAAGTTACAGTGCTCTCTGCCCAGCAATGGCAATTAGCCTGTAACGAACTCAACATAGATCTCCCTTGGACCACCCGCAGAGCCAATCTACTTATCGAAGGTTTTGAGTTTAGCCCTCTCTCTGTAGGTAAAGTACTTCATATCGGCGACCTACGGCTGCATATCACTGGCGAAACCGATCCCTGTAAAAAGATGGAAATGACACAGCCTGGCTTGAAAGCCGCACTGACCCCAGATTGGCGTGGCGGCATCACCTGTCGAGTACTAAATGATGCCAACATCAATATTGGTGACCCAGTATACCTTACCGAACAACTTGAATTGCTTTAA
- the tusA gene encoding sulfurtransferase TusA, producing the protein MSNTFSDAQHQLDALGLRCPEPVMMVRKSVRKMQEGETLLIIADDPATTRDIPSFCEFMDHTLIASETATTPYRYLIKKGL; encoded by the coding sequence ATGAGCAACACTTTTTCTGACGCACAACACCAACTCGACGCCTTAGGCTTAAGATGTCCGGAACCCGTGATGATGGTTCGAAAATCGGTGCGTAAGATGCAAGAAGGTGAAACCCTGTTAATTATCGCAGATGATCCAGCCACCACCAGAGATATCCCAAGCTTCTGTGAGTTTATGGACCACACGCTAATTGCTAGCGAAACAGCCACAACCCCCTATCGGTATTTGATAAAAAAAGGCCTATAA
- the ybaK gene encoding Cys-tRNA(Pro) deacylase: MTPATKALDKAKINYTVHEYQHQAGSGAYGLEAAEKLNLDVACVFKTLVAEIDNHKLVVAIIPVDKKLNMKRLAKAAGSKKAAIASPEDVQRATGYVLGGVSPIGQKKRLATFIHDSAALLDQCYVSGGRRGFDIGLAPNDLRAITNGQLSNLID; this comes from the coding sequence ATGACCCCAGCAACCAAAGCACTAGATAAAGCAAAAATCAATTACACAGTTCACGAATACCAACATCAGGCTGGTAGCGGTGCATACGGCCTAGAAGCCGCAGAGAAACTTAATCTGGATGTCGCCTGCGTATTTAAAACACTGGTTGCCGAAATCGATAACCATAAGTTAGTGGTTGCGATTATTCCTGTGGATAAAAAGCTTAATATGAAACGCCTTGCCAAAGCAGCAGGCTCAAAGAAAGCGGCCATAGCCTCACCAGAAGATGTTCAGCGCGCAACGGGATATGTACTCGGTGGCGTCAGCCCTATCGGTCAAAAGAAGAGACTCGCTACCTTTATCCATGACAGTGCCGCACTCTTAGATCAATGTTACGTAAGCGGCGGCCGACGGGGATTCGATATTGGTTTAGCACCGAATGACCTCAGAGCAATCACCAACGGCCAGTTAAGCAATCTGATCGATTAG
- a CDS encoding GNAT family N-acetyltransferase gives MHSQTLADNPNAACTIASWYYHQWGHLSADRTLETVQSSLSDYLNRDTLPLILMLCRGDEPLAVAQLRFQENPDYPKDSHWLGGVYVKKSERGKGLGNKIIQLAIEKARTMNITTLYLQTESHNIKLYRQQGWQKIDAQDCHGTTISIMVNQL, from the coding sequence ATGCACAGTCAGACACTTGCCGACAACCCCAATGCAGCCTGCACGATTGCAAGTTGGTATTATCACCAGTGGGGACACTTAAGCGCTGATCGCACCTTAGAAACCGTGCAATCATCACTCTCTGACTATTTAAATCGCGATACACTACCATTGATTTTAATGCTGTGCCGAGGTGATGAACCACTCGCTGTTGCTCAGTTAAGATTTCAAGAAAATCCTGACTATCCTAAAGACTCTCACTGGCTTGGTGGTGTTTATGTCAAAAAGAGTGAGCGAGGTAAGGGGCTGGGCAATAAGATTATTCAGTTAGCGATAGAGAAAGCTCGCACAATGAATATCACCACGCTCTACCTTCAAACAGAGAGTCATAATATCAAGCTATATCGTCAACAAGGCTGGCAGAAAATAGATGCTCAGGACTGCCACGGCACTACAATATCCATCATGGTAAACCAACTGTAA
- the fadA gene encoding acetyl-CoA C-acyltransferase FadA produces the protein MKQAVIVDCIRTPMGRSKAGVFRNVRAETLSAELMKALLVRNPQLDPNTIEDVIWGCVQQTLEQGFNIARNAALLAGIPKQAGAVTINRLCGSSMEAMHQAARAIMTGMGDTFIVGGVEHMGHVPMNHGVDFHPGLANNVAKASGMMGLTAEMLGKMHGITRQQQDEFAVRSHQRAHAATIEGRFANEIHAIEGHDASGALIKVFHDEVIRPETSLESLASLRPVFDPANGTVTAGTSSALSDGASAMLVMEEEKAKALGLPIRARIRSMAVAGCDAAIMGYGPVPATQKALARAGLTVNDLDVIELNEAFAAQSLPCVKDLGLMDVVDEKINLNGGAIALGHPLGCSGTRISTTLINLMESKDASLGLATMCIGLGQGIATVFERV, from the coding sequence ATGAAACAAGCAGTTATTGTAGATTGTATCCGTACTCCCATGGGCCGCTCTAAGGCTGGAGTATTTAGAAATGTACGCGCAGAGACCCTCTCTGCAGAATTAATGAAAGCACTTTTAGTGCGTAACCCACAACTCGACCCAAACACCATCGAAGATGTGATTTGGGGCTGTGTTCAGCAAACCTTAGAGCAAGGCTTTAACATTGCACGTAATGCAGCCCTACTGGCTGGTATTCCAAAGCAAGCTGGCGCAGTGACCATCAACCGTTTATGTGGTTCATCAATGGAAGCGATGCATCAAGCCGCACGCGCCATCATGACTGGCATGGGCGACACCTTTATTGTGGGTGGTGTTGAGCATATGGGTCACGTACCAATGAATCACGGTGTCGATTTCCACCCAGGCCTTGCCAACAATGTGGCTAAAGCCTCTGGAATGATGGGCCTTACTGCAGAGATGCTAGGTAAAATGCATGGCATTACTCGCCAGCAGCAGGATGAGTTTGCTGTACGATCTCATCAACGTGCTCATGCGGCTACCATCGAAGGCCGTTTTGCCAATGAGATCCATGCTATCGAAGGCCATGATGCCAGTGGCGCACTTATTAAGGTTTTTCATGATGAAGTTATTCGTCCAGAAACCTCACTAGAATCACTAGCAAGCCTGCGCCCAGTATTTGATCCAGCCAATGGTACCGTTACAGCTGGGACTTCTTCGGCACTATCTGATGGTGCTTCAGCCATGCTAGTGATGGAAGAAGAGAAAGCTAAAGCGCTTGGTCTGCCGATCCGCGCGCGCATTCGCTCTATGGCAGTGGCTGGATGCGATGCTGCAATTATGGGTTATGGCCCAGTTCCTGCGACCCAAAAAGCATTGGCCCGAGCAGGATTAACCGTTAACGATCTCGATGTCATCGAGCTTAATGAAGCTTTCGCAGCACAATCACTCCCTTGTGTTAAAGATCTTGGTTTGATGGATGTTGTCGACGAAAAAATTAACCTCAATGGCGGCGCGATCGCTCTGGGTCATCCATTAGGCTGTTCAGGTACTCGTATCTCTACCACCCTAATCAACCTGATGGAAAGCAAAGATGCCTCTTTAGGTCTTGCGACCATGTGTATTGGCCTAGGCCAAGGCATCGCAACGGTATTTGAACGAGTGTAA